TCTATTCCCGTTTGCTCTGGCATTCCAATCATTCTTCCTCCTTTGGAAAAATGATTATTAACGTAAGTAAAAAGGAAGATTAACCTGGTTTTAGTACATCCAGTCTTACTTCCATAGTCTTTTCTCTGCCTGTGTAGTCTGTGTAGTTCTGGCTCTGGGTTGCCACGCATAGATGACCCGCTTTGCGAATAGCCAGGAAGCCTTTTCCAAGAGTGCTGGCAACAGACGCTCCTGAAAAACAGTCAAGAGAGCAAAGTCTCTTTAAAGAAACATTGATGTTTAACATGAAACATactgttgtgaaaaaaaaaagttttagtggTGTAACATCTAAATTTAGAGCCTAAACATGAGGGGTCAGATGTCTAAATCTACGCTGGTGCTCAGCTGCACTCTTTGTGTAAAATTCATTTGATTACTGTGAACTCAGCAGAATTTCTCACCAAGAATAAATCCCATTGCATCAATCCCAGCAACCAGGTCAATGGTGTCGCTGTCAAATGGACTGAGGAGGTCTTTCACACAGTCTGCAAGAGCCTGGGCCCAGAACAAACAAGCTGAGTGGATAATGTGAACCCAAAAGAGACAACGTTTGGTCATACAGTGAGACGGTGTCACCAATAGCCTTCTAGAAACCTCTGCTTTCACTGGTCGTACCTGAGGGTTACAGTAAAGTCTTGACGGGTCTAACCAAGCAAACGCAGGTCCTTTCGTGTTGGGCGCCATCAGAGAAA
Above is a genomic segment from Oryzias melastigma strain HK-1 unplaced genomic scaffold, ASM292280v2 sc03201, whole genome shotgun sequence containing:
- the LOC112139300 gene encoding adenine phosphoribosyltransferase gives rise to the protein MDVLEVPANRQKGWYLSLMAPNTKGPAFAWLDPSRLYCNPQALADCVKDLLSPFDSDTIDLVAGIDAMGFILGASVASTLGKGFLAIRKAGHLCVATQSQNYTDYTGREKTMEVRLDVLKPGVRV